Proteins from one Astatotilapia calliptera chromosome 8, fAstCal1.2, whole genome shotgun sequence genomic window:
- the mki67 gene encoding proliferation marker protein Ki-67 isoform X6 has translation MPLHGKIVVIKRSGGDGTEFPLTAACLFGRKPDCDIRIQLPQVSKEHCRIDLNENKEVILTNLSSANPTLVNGEVLQQSERLKHGDVITIIDRSFRFEYPPAQTPKKRSAIGGKPETLKVLQDQQVGDTPIVEKGEKRFSEVSSDTCLKDGASHDNIQRSLEKTGELESKADDSLLQGKSNSPFSDLYQMIKKSLDVKTPRKSCASQLATPSSKVASPKPNSVRKGSAIFTERKSTPKKSEVLAGPGSTNGGTPASVRKQAKVPAAETAEPRAEKAENGSVIETASPRKRDGATPQKFTVNEVIEQITAETPKSPARRRSKEMSPGKTPVTKNQEEKTKASPRNSAGKGKEVSKKRKSGELGEDVPKQQAKRKRVSFGGYLSPELFDKRLPPDSPLRKGATPRRSLSLLRPKQSLLRRASVIGLLKEGSPRAKSPAKTKTPSPKKSPSKKMASPKTPTSGKKSPKSRSPSPKAASPAKKSPKSRSPSPAKKSPKSRSPSPAKKSPKSPKSRSPSPAKKSPKSRSPSPAKKSPKSPKSRSPSPAKSPKSRSPSPAKKSPKSRSPSPAKKSPKSPKSRSPSPAKSPKSRSPSPAKKSPKSRSPSPAKKSPKSRSPSPAKKSPKSPKSRSPSPAKSPKSRSPSPAKKSPKSPKSRSPSPAKKSPKSRSPSPAKKSPKSPKSRSPSPKAASPTNKSPKSRSASPKATANKSPKSKSPSPARGRSPPKVETPKTNEQQKTQRRASAPGQIPHEQVPAGKRRATVGLPGTSLESVPTVVLTPAKTPTNSGVQTPTVKGRFSVSQISTPSPIAEADKVTDQVLLPTVTPKTHKGRKSTSQKTPGAAKSAVKMHRRSGISRASIKVSNPWAHIVKFGQPKAQVVAPLKKTIGQKPKKRAVPKPQTPARNLKGYVSTGHADSPATIVVGRAHRQTVVQPTGAAPRVVTNVALFKKNMKMDEDLTGISEMFKTPVNERKRKSLIDDNSVTKTPAGGQSASVMEPSVLSTPEEPGEMIVSPLSVTSAVKGRRYNNEAVQRLLDEDQDATFIGQIQSESSERQNADLQVSTVTTPKLRPELPDSLTGVKRIMKTPKQKAEPVEDLRGKLLKTPKQKPEKQECLTGVKRIMKTPRQKAEPLEDIRGNLLKTPKQKPEQQECFTGVKRIFRTPKEKAEPLEDLQGKILKTPEVPEAGDASLGGGKELLQTPAQLQESDAKGMKTPKSSPVVHLTGVKRVMKTPVEKGAPVEDVVGVKRLMRTPRQKGEPVEANFGLKRLMKSPRLRGNAPVEDFEGLQELMEEPLTEPTVQPEAKEQGEAQMSLDSSANVVKDAMETVSQADAVLLEEAEVKTAVNADPAHEKKSVRGRRAKTVESKAAEDKQEEPVIPAPSRGRRGKKTEATAPPAVRQTRGRNAKTAVELSAEENHLPSPKVAPKPKRGRSAQQSSDEPEVAAEAERVQSHPLDVEEKANESAVPKRGRRAKQPKKSQQRNATEDVPQDTPDANVACSDQPEVLPGRADENKSDAMETVVQARQAESLLHVQTPASVQKKSVRGRRAKQAESEELEDKKEAAEIAEDPIVPTPARGERRGKKMEAVAPPAARHTKRGRNAKSQESTSETSADASAQASLINTSLSALQTEEAVVKPVRGRRAKQTPVKPAQPEPETVETASGEQSQVENSEPQKTTLPTAGKPRRGRKARQDTAEQNEVTEEVVKQAAVETNEQSQPPARVKRGRNAKQDEEKMNEPAKKIKLTRKSEEAQTELTEAQTVKMVISETTEPAQISEQASVATKPRRGGRKAKQDTESVESIEVQEVPVLSTENKPKRGRRGKPAAEETKATAESPEHKPKAEEAKNAEPLSSSMKTSRSRGVRASAKCETSQAIPAKRARRGTTVSPEEVSTESTVLVSEPAPTSVEPARKGRRGAFKSTTEEPTTTTDQKNPEAVESNAKMPKRCVKWKSHLEVFEIPKATPVKAARGKKSKAADQVNSESKNVSNDANKTEEEDLSDKAVDSRPVKRVGRGAKTAAKVEPANNPEKNVEAKTQPKTRRGRSANK, from the exons ATGCCGTTGCACGGTAAGATTGTCGTGATTAAGCGGAGTGGAGGAGATGGGACTGAATTTCCTCTGACTGCAGCATGTTTATTTGGAAG GAAGCCTGACTGTGATATTCGTATTCAGCTTCCTCAAGTCTCCAAGGAGCACTGCCGGATTGACTTGAATGAGAATAAAGAG GTCATTTTGACCAATTTAAGCTCAGCAAATCCAACGCTTGTCAATGGCGAGGTTTTGCAGCAGTCTGAGCGCTTGAAGCATGGAGATGTTATAACCATTATCGACCGTTCTTTCAG GTTTGAGTATCCTCCGGCACAAACGCCAAAGAAGAGGTCTGCCATTGGAGGCAAACCTGAAACCCTCAag GTTCTTCAAGACCAGCAAGTGGGTGACACCCCTATTgtggaaaaaggagaaaagagatTCTCTGAAGTGTCATCAG atacttGTCTTAAAGATGGAGCCAGCCATGACAATATTCAGCGTTCCTTGGAGAAAACCGGAGAGTTGGAGTCCAAGGCAGATGATAGCCTGCTACAAGGCAAGAGCAACTCCCCCTTCAGCGACCTGTATCAAATGATCAAAAAATCTCTGGATGTCAAGACCCCTCGGAAATCTTGTGCCAGTCAGCTTGCAACGCCTTCCTCAAAGGTCGCCTCTCCAAAACCCAATTCGGTCAGAAAAGGTAGTGCCATTTTCACTGAGAGAAAAAGCACTCCTAAGAAAAGTGAAGTTCTAGCTGGACCTGGAAGTACAAACGGGGGAACCCCAGCGTCTGTGAGGAAGCAAGCGAAGGTTCCAGCTGCTGAGACGGCTGAACCCAGAGcagaaaaggctgaaaatgGCAGCGTGATTGAAACGGCTTCACCTCGGAAAAGAGATGGCGCAACTCCTCAGAAGTTTACTGTAAATGAGGTTATTGAGCAAATTACAGCTGAAACACCCAAGTCGCCTGCGAGGAGGAGGAGTAAGGAAATGTCACCTGGCAAAACTCCAGTGACCAAGaaccaagaagaaaaaacaaaggcatCACCCAGGAATTCAGCTGGAAAAG gAAAAGAAGTGTCCAAAAAACGCAAGAGTGGAGAACTCGGAGAAGACGTGCCCAAACAGCAAGCGAAGAGGAAACGCGTTTCCTTTGGAGGTTACCTGAGCCCAGAGCTGTTTGACAAACGGTTGCCTCCTGACTCTCCATTACGCAAGGGGGCTACCCCACGGAGGAGCTTGTCTCTCTTGAGACCCAAGCAGTCACTGCTTAGACGAGCATCCGTCATCGGCTTGCTAAAA GAGGGCAGCCCACGTGCAAAAAgtcctgcaaaaacaaaaacaccatcaCCTAAGAAATCACCGAGCAAGAAAATGGCTTCTCCTAAGACTCCAACTTCTGGGAAGAAGTCTCCCAAATCCAGATCACCATCACCCAAGGCAGCATCTCCCGCGAAGAAGTCGCCCAAGTCCAGGTCCCCGTCTCCCGCGAAGAAGTCGCCCAAGTCCAGGTCCCCGTCTCCCGCGAAGAAGTCGCCCAAGTCGCCCAAGTCCAGGTCCCCGTCTCCCGCGAAGAAGTCGCCCAAGTCCAGGTCCCCGTCTCCCGCGAAGAAGTCGCCCAAGTCACCCAAGTCCAGGTCCCCGTCTCCTGCAAAGTCGCCCAAGTCCAGGTCCCCGTCTCCCGCGAAGAAGTCGCCCAAGTCCAGGTCCCCGTCTCCCGCGAAGAAGTCGCCCAAGTCACCCAAGTCCAGGTCCCCGTCTCCTGCAAAGTCGCCCAAGTCCAGGTCCCCGTCTCCCGCGAAGAAGTCGCCCAAGTCCAGGTCCCCGTCTCCCGCGAAGAAGTCGCCCAAGTCCAGGTCCCCGTCTCCCGCGAAGAAGTCGCCCAAGTCACCCAAGTCCAGGTCCCCGTCTCCTGCAAAGTCGCCCAAGTCCAGGTCCCCGTCTCCCGCGAAGAAGTCGCCCAAGTCGCCCAAGTCCAGGTCCCCGTCTCCCGCGAAGAAGTCGCCCAAGTCCAGGTCCCCGTCTCCCGCGAAGAAGTCGCCCAAGTCACCCAAGTCCAG GTCCCCGTCTCCCAAAGCAGCTTCTCCTACCAATAAATCACCCAAATCTAGATCTGCTTCTCCTAAAGCAACCGCGAATAAATCACCAAAATCCAAGAGCCCATCTCCTGCAAGAGGAAGATCTCCTCCTAAAGTGGAAACTCCTAAAACCAATGAACAGCAGAAAACTCAACGCAGGGCTTCAGCCCCAGGGCAGATTCCCCACGAGCAAGTTCCTGCTGGAAAAAGAAGGGCAACTGTGGGTTTGCCTGGTACTTCTTTGGAAAGTGTCCCTACTGTCGTCCTTACACCAGCTAAAACTCCCACTAATTCAGGAGTTCAGACCCCCACAGTCAAGGGGCGATTTTCTGTGTCACAAATTAGTACACCCTCTCCAATAGCTGAAGCCGACAAGGTCACTGACCAGGTTCTTTTGCCCACCGTCACCCCTAAAACACACAAGGGAAGGAAAAGCACCTCGCAGAAGACTCCAGGTGCTGCGAAGAGTGCAGTAAAGATGCACAGAAGAAGTGGCATTTCAAGAGCATCTATAAAAG TCTCCAATCCTTGGGCGCACATTGTGAAATTTGGTCAACCTAAGGCTCAAGTTGTTGCTCCACTTAAAAAAACCATTGGCCAAAAGCCTAAGAAGAGAGCAGTGCCCAAACCACAG ACACCTGCCAGAAATCTGAAGGGCTACGTGAGCACTGGACATGCAGACTCGCCCGCCACCATTGTTGTTGGTAGAGCACACAGACAGACCGTTGTGCAGCCAACTGGTGCTGCACCAAGAGTGGTCACCAATGTTGCACTCTTCAAAAAGAACATGAAAATGGATGAAGACTTGACTG GTAtttctgaaatgtttaaaactCCTGTAAACGAAAGGAAGCGGAAGTCTTTAATCGATGATAACAGCGTCACAAAGACACCAGCTGGAGGTCAGAGCGCATCTGTGATGGAGCCATCTGTGCTGAGCACACCAGAGGAACCAG GTGAGATGATAGTATCTCCGCTGAGTGTTACATCTGCAGTAAAAGGCAGAAGATACAACAATGAGGCAGTCCAACGCCTCCTTGATGAAGATCAAGACGCCACCTTCATCGGCCAGATTCAGTCAGAGTCAAGTGAACGGCAGAATGCAGATTTGCAGGTGTCCACTGTAACAACTCCCAAACTGAGGCCAGAATTACCAGATTCTCTGACCGGAGTTAAGAGGATCATGAAAACGCCAAAACAGAAGGCTGAGCCTGTTGAAGATTTGAGAGGGAAGCTGTTGAAAACTCCAAAACAGAAGCCTGAAAAACAGGAGTGCCTCACTGGAGTCAAGAGGATCATGAAGACTCCGAGACAGAAAGCCGAACCTTTAGAGGACATCAGAGGGAATCTTCTGAAGACTCCCAAACAGAAGCCTGAACAGCAAGAGTGCTTCACTGGGGTTAAGAGAATATTTAGAACTCCAAAGGAGAAGGCTGAACCGCTTGAAGACCTTCAAGGGAAGATTCTGAAGACCCCCGAAGTCCCAGAAGCTGGTGATGCCAGTTTGGGTGGTGGTAAGGAGCTTCTGCAGACGCCAGCACAGTTGCAAGAATCTGACGCAAAAGGCATGAAAActccaaaaagctctccagtgGTTCACCTCACTGGAGTCAAGAGAGTGATGAAGACACCTGTGGAGAAAGGTGCTCCTGTCGAAGATGTGGTTGGCGTGAAGAGGCTCATGAGAACTCCCAGACAGAAAGGCGAACCTGTTGAGGCGAATTTCGGGCTCAAGAGACTCATGAAGTCGCCAAGGCTGAGGGGTAATGCTCCAGTGGAGGACTTCGAGGGACTTCAAGAACTTATGGAGGAGCCACTGACTGAGCCCACAGTACAACCAGAGGCAAAGGAG CAGGGTGAAGCTCAGATGTCTCTCGACAGCAGTGCAAACGTGGTAAAAG ATGCCATGGAAACGGTCTCTCAGGCAGATGCAGTACTTCTTGAGGAAGCTGAGGTGAAGACTGCTGTGAATGCAGATCCTGCACATGAGAAGAAATCTGTACGAGGCAGAAGGGCAAAAACGGTGGAATCTAAAGCAGCTGAGGATAAACAGGAAGAGCCTGTAATCCCTGCTCCatccagaggaagaagaggaaagaaaactgAAGCTACAGCACCACCTGCTGTTAGACAGACAAGAGGCAGAAATGCGAAGACAGCTGTTGAGCTGTCAGCAGAAGAGAATCACCTTCCTTCTCCCAAAGTTGCTCCTAAGCCAAAAAGGGGTAGAAGTGCACAGCAGTCTTCTGATGAGCCTGAAgttgctgctgaagctgagcgTGTTCAGAGCCACCCACTTGATGTTGAGGAGAAAGCAAATGAAAGTGCTGTGCCCAAGCGAGGAAGAAGAGCTAAGCAACCCAAAAAGTCACAGCAACGAAATGCAACTGAGGATGTTCCCCAAGATACACCAG ATGCAAATGTAGCCTGCAGTGACCAGCCTGAGGTGTTGCCAGGCAGAGCTGATGAAAACAAATCTGATGCCATGGAAACGGTTGTCCAAGCACGTCAAGCTGAAAGCTTACTTCACGTGCAGACACCAGCTTCAGTTCAGAAGAAATCTGTCCGAGGCAGAAGAGCAAAACAGGCCGAATCTGAAGAACTTGAAGATAAAAAAGAGGCAGCTGAAATTGCTGAAGATCCCATTGTGCCTACTCCAGCgagaggagaaagaagagggaAGAAAATGGAAGCTGTAGCGCCACCTGCAGCTAGACACACAAAAAGAGGCAGAAATGCAAAGTCTCAGGAGAGCACCTCTGAGACCTCCGCTGATGCCAGTGCCCAAGCGTCTCTGATAAACACCAGTCTGTCTGCACTCCAGACAGAAGAAGCTGTTGTTAAGCCAGTCAGAGGGAGGAGAGCAAAACAAACACCTGTTAAGCCAGCTCAACCAGAGCCTGAAACGGTTGAAACAGCAAGTGGGGAACAGAGCCAAGTGGAAAACTCTGAGCCTCAGAAGACCACTCTTCCCACTGCTGGAAAACCACGAAGAGGGAGAAAGGCAAGACAGGATACCGCTGAACAGAATGAGGTGACAGAAGAGGTGGTCAAGCAGGCAGCAGTGGAGACGAATGAGCAGTCTCAGCCTCCAGCCAGAGTAAAGAGGGGCAGAAATGCCAAACAGGATGAAGAAAAGATGAATGAGcctgctaaaaaaataaaactaacaagAAAGTCTGAGGAGGCCCAAACGGAATTAACAGAAGCCCAAACTGTTAAAATGGTCATTTCAGAAACAACAGAACCAGCCCAGATAAGCGAACAGGCCAGTGTGGCCACGAAGCCCAGAAGAGGAGGGCGGAAAGCAAAACAAGACACAGAGAGTGTGGAATCCATTGAGGTCCAAGAGGTCCCTGTTCTCAGCACAGAAAATAAACCCAAACGAGGCAGGAGGGGAAAACCAGCTGCCGAAGAAACTAAAGCCACTGCCGAAAGTCCTGAACACAAGCCGAAGGCTGAGGAGGCGAAAAACGCTGAGCCACTTTCCTCGTCTATGAAAACTAGCAGGTCAAGGGGAGTGAGGGCTTCTGCTAAATGTGAGACTTCACAAGCCATTCCAGCCAAGAGAGCCCGCAGAGGTACAACTGTTTCTCCTGAGGAGGTCAGCACAGAATCCACAGTTTTGGTTTCCGAGCCTGCTCCCACGTCAGTGGAACCAGCAAGAAAGGGAAGACGGGGAGCATTCAAGTCCACAACAGAAGAGCCTACGACGACTACTGATCAGAAGAATCCTGAAGCTGTTGAGAGCAACGCAAAGATGCCCAAAAGATGCGTTAAGTGGAAATCACACTTGGAAGTCTTTGAGATTCCAAAGGCGACACCTGTAAAAGCAGCGCGAGGTAAGAAGTCTAAAGCTGCAGACCAAGTCAACAGTGAAAGCAAAAATGTGTCAAATGATGCCAAcaaaactgaagaggaggatcTCTCAGATAAAGCTGTTGACAGTAGACCTGTTAAGAGAGTCGGACGAGGGGCGAAGACTGCTGCCAAAGTGGAACCTGCAAACAACCCAGAGAAAAACGTTGAAGCCAAAACGCAGCCTAAAACCCGCAGAGGAAGATCAGCAAACAAATAG